From a single Pleurodeles waltl isolate 20211129_DDA chromosome 8, aPleWal1.hap1.20221129, whole genome shotgun sequence genomic region:
- the SLN gene encoding sarcolipin — protein MERSTRELFLNFFVVLITVLLMWILVKSYQQ, from the coding sequence ATGGAGCGATCTACTCGGGAGCTGTTCCTAAACTTCTTTGTTGTGCTGATCACTGTGCTTCTCATGTGGATCCTTGTAAAGTCCTACCAACAATAA